Proteins encoded together in one Vanessa tameamea isolate UH-Manoa-2023 chromosome 30, ilVanTame1 primary haplotype, whole genome shotgun sequence window:
- the LOC113391578 gene encoding SID1 transmembrane family member 1-like produces the protein MLSGFILLILFRSYFCYNDVVPFQNATQKQFIYNNTYEYDSIIDLTVNETTTHILDFNEQSNLMSVFPTRVHVSSNDTLDVSYPLFVTATQQKGVSSWELPLVVSTKQAVLKFNDMARTLCPHDAGPNVTSQGRPTLTLATSSPSNVSVRIKLRRVEDFFIEVNKDVKLNVTPSTPKYYYFSFDRDPWKHLETKHPQRFPRFNYTIPKSVLLEINSNDHVCATVSIQNNSCPVFDNEKDMMYQGHHFTMTTKGGITVTQSMFPRGFYIVFIVKESDEECTGISGDHSAGSDKRTKNFSFRVMAAAAPADYLTLVLVSLALPALVALLAPTIMMPTCRARRTIEVEEAPGPSGVQDPRTSETARIIGRSSNQSDSDIDSEPDLDDKSLPIPLNVARLSRTRPLAHNRRSNRYFWSALTVAVVYALPVVQLLFTYQRMVLQTGDQDVCYYNFLCALPLGALQDFNHVFSNVGYVLLGLAFMLQVRCRPPSDELQELGIPEHRGLMYSMGLALIMEGLLSACYHLCPNKMNFQFDSSFMYVIAVLCIVKLYQSRHADVNASAHATFMLLAVLMAIGVFGIVYPNLYFWTFFTIGHLAVCFFLTLKIYYVGRMKIGSSMVKRAWGEMRRTGRSAFRPKYPARAVFLALANLANWALAGYGMYSHNADFARHLLAALLGNAILYTLAYVVLKLAHGERVCARTWGWLLLAAALWALAAALFLRARTKWSQTAAQSRTYNAQCTALQSLDTHDLWHLSSAAAIFSSFNALLIIDDPLAATPRIEIPVF, from the exons atgttaagtggatttattttattaatattatttcgaagCTATTTTTGTTACAATGATGTGGTACCGTTTCAAAACGCgacacaaaaacaatttatatacaataatac gtATGAATATGACTCCATAATAGATTTGACTGTGAACGAAACGACTACCCATATATTAGACTTCAATgag CAATCCAATCTTATGTCTGTGTTTCCGACGCGCGTTCACGTCAGCTCAAATGACACTCTCGATGTATCCTACCCTCTATTCGTGACTGCTACTCAACAAAAAg GAGTATCATCATGGGAGCTACCTTTGGTAGTCAGTACTAAGCAGGCGGTGCTGAAGTTCAATGACATGGCTCGGACTCTCTGTCCACACGACGCGGGACCTA ATGTAACGTCTCAAGGGCGTCCCACTTTGACGTTGGCGACATCGAGCCCTTCAAATGTATCGGTTCGGATAAAACTTCGTCGCGTTGAAGATTTCTTCATTGAAGTAAATAAG GACGTTAAACTAAACGTGACGCCAAGCACCCCAAAGTATTATTACTTTTCGTTCGACCGAGACCCGTGGAAACATTTGGAGACGAAACATCCTCAACGTTTCCCTCG CTTTAACTACACAATACCGAAGAGCGTGCTGTTAGAAATAAACTCCAACGATCACGTGTGCGCGACTGTGTCTATACAGAACAACTCG TGTCCTGTTTTTGACAATGAGAAGGATATGATGTATCAAGGTCACCACTTCACGATGACCACGAAGGGTGGTATAACTGTGACG CAATCGATGTTCCCTCGCGGTTTCTACATAGTGTTCATAGTGAAGGAGAGCGACGAGGAGTGCACCGGCATCAGCGGCGACCACAGTGCGGGCTCCGACAAGCGCACTAAGAATTTTAG CTTCCGCGTGATGGCGGCGGCGGCCCCGGCGGACTACCTGACGTTGGTGCTGGTGTCGCTGGCGCTGCCGGCGCTCGTGGCGCTGCTGGCGCCCACCATCATGATGCCCACCTGCCGCGCCC gtCGGACGATTGAAGTTGAAGAAGCTCCCGGACCTTCCGGCGTCCAAGACCCTCGCACCTCGGAGACCGCAAGAATCATCGGCAGGAGTAGTAATCAGTCAG ATTCTGATATAGATTCTGAACCGGATTTAGATGACAAGTCTCTTCCGATACCTCTGAACGTGGCGAGGTTGAGTCGAACGCGACCTCTGGCGCACAACCGTCGATcaaatag GTACTTTTGGAGTGCTCTCACGGTAGCGGTAGTGTACGCGCTGCCCGTTGTACAACTACTGTTCACTTATCAACGG ATGGTGCTGCAGACGGGCGACCAGGACGTGTGCTACTACAACTTCCTGTGCGCGCTGCCGCTGGGCGCGCTGCAGGACTTCAACCACGTGTTCTCCAACGTGGGCTACGTGCTGCTCGGCCTGGCCTTCATGCTGCAGGTGCGCTGCCGCCCGCCCAGCGACGAGCTCCAG GAGCTGGGTATCCCTGAACACCGCGGTCTGATGTATTCCATGGGGTTGGCGCTGATTATGGAAGGCTTGCTGTCCGCGTGCTACCATCTCTGCCCCAATAAGATGAATTTCCAGTTTG ACTCGTCGTTCATGTACGTGATAGCGGTGCTGTGCATCGTGAAGCTGTACCAGAGCCGGCACGCGGACGTGAACGCCAGCGCGCACGCCACCTTCATGCTGCTGGCCGTCCTCATGGCGATCG gaGTCTTCGGTATAGTGTACCCGAATCTGTATTTTTGGACATTCTTCACGATTGGACATTTAGCCGTCTGCTTCTTCTTAACGcttaagatatattatgttgGAAGAATGAAAATAG GTAGTTCTATGGTGAAGCGAGCGTGGGGGGAGATGAGACGCACGGGGCGCTCCGCCTTCAGACCGAAGTACCCCGCGCGGGCGGTGTTCTTGGCGCTCGCGAACTTGGCCAACTGGGCCTTGGCTGGATACGG CATGTACTCGCACAATGCGGACTTCGCGCGGCACCTGCTGGCCGCGCTGCTGGGCAACGCCATCCTGTACACGCTGGCCTACGTGGTGCTGAAGCTGGCGCACGGCGAGCGCGTGTGCGCGCGCACGTGGGGCTGGCTGCTGCTGGCCGCCGCGCTGTGGGCGCTGGCCGCCGCGCTGTTCCTGCGCGCGCGCACCAAGTGGTCG CAAACCGCGGCGCAGTCGCGCACGTACAACGCGCAGTGCACCGCGCTGCAGTCGCTGGACACGCACGACCTGTGGCACCTCTCGTCCGCGGCCGCCATCTTCTCGTCCTTCAACGCGCTGCTGATCATCGACGACCCGCTCGCCGCAACCCCGAGGATCGAAATTCCCGTGTTTTAG